Genomic segment of Bos taurus isolate L1 Dominette 01449 registration number 42190680 breed Hereford chromosome X, ARS-UCD2.0, whole genome shotgun sequence:
GATCTTTGGGGATAAACAGGACCATAGAACCTCACAGTTAGCTGAGACCTTCCAGAAGTCTAGAGAGAACATCTCTGTTTTTTTGGTATGGTTAGAGACCCTGATTCAGAAAGCCGGGCAGCACAGCCCCCTGTCAGTGAGAAGCACAGACACGATTCACCTGAAACACATCCTAGCCCGAGCCTCCATGACCACTGCCCTCCGGGGCAAGCTAGAGCTACTGGATCAGTGAGAGTGTGTGCCCACTTTCCTGCAGTTAATGAAGCTCATTCGAGATGAAGAGGAGTATGAGGCCACCATGGCAGTGACTGAGGAGAACCAGAGTCAAGCAGAAAGGGTCTGAAAGGCATCAGAAGACAATGTCCTGATCCCTCAGGTCATGGTGCAGGCAGGGTCATTTGCTGAGAGCAGCACTCAGACCATCCGGGAAAGGATCGTCCCATTTCTGAAGTGCAGGTGGCTGTCTTCCAGCTGTGACACTGGGGAGGAAGGCCACAGCCAGGCATTATTTCCTAGGGCTGAGAACCAGCCTCCGGCAAAGCCCAGGCCTCAGCTGGCAGCAGAAGAGTCGGGGAACGAGAGAGGGGCTGGAGCCGTTGAACCACCCCAAGGCTTAGGAAGCATAGGCTCAACATATTCAGGCACACCCTCTGCTAGCAGGCAACAGAAAAAGTGTAACGGGGGAAGAGGCAGTCCACACAAACAGTGGGAGCCTTGAATGTGGCAGAGGGGCAGGGAAGCCAGGCCCAGCCCCCTCAGCCTCTACCAGCTAGAAGGTGCTCCACCAACCAAGCCAAAATCAATTCAGGGAGGTGTGGGAGGTCCAAGTATGGGGCCATAACATGCAGCAAAAGGGGTGCCCGCACCTCAGACAGAGACCCCAACATAGCAGAGGCTGAAGGTGTAGTcagggtctctggcattggccCTGGCTTTT
This window contains:
- the PNMA5 gene encoding LOW QUALITY PROTEIN: paraneoplastic antigen-like protein 5 (The sequence of the model RefSeq protein was modified relative to this genomic sequence to represent the inferred CDS: substituted 4 bases at 4 genomic stop codons); protein product: LEDWCRGMDLDPRKDLLIMGIPMECSEAEIKETLRRGLESLCTYRVLGTMFRREDHAKAVFLELTDTINYAKVPSWILGKGGTWEVVKPHSPDEEFINRLKYFLKDEGXRMVDVAKTLGYSTHSEGAELEGFAQVRQPVLQLLKESLWYQKLKMFSGNTLPGPGEESFETWLEQVTKMMQLWQVSEIKRQGLLESLCSPAQSIMXVLRASSDSVTVEECLEALKQIFGDKQDHRTSQLAETFQKSRENISVFLVWLETLIQKAGQHSPLSVRSTDTIHLKHILARASMTTALRGKLELLDQXECVPTFLQLMKLIRDEEEYEATMAVTEENQSQAERVXKASEDNVLIPQVMVQAGSFAESSTQTIRERIVPFLKCRWLSSSCDTGEEGHSQALFPRAENQPPAKPRPQLAAEESGNERGAGAVEPPQGLGSIGSTYSGTPSASRQQKKCNGGRGSPHKQWEP